CCTTGTCGAACGATGCCGTGCCGTGCTCAGGCCTGGGCTCAATCTCGGTACCAAAAGCGAATGGCCGGAGATAAGATTCCTCCAGCATCGTGCCGGTTTCAAAATCGTACAGATAGAAAAAACCGTTTCCGACCAGGTTCAGATCCACAAGCGCCATGCCGAATACCCAGCCCGGCCCCATAGCGCTCACGAACTGGAACTGGTTAAAACGCCACCGGCGCGCAAGGCGTGAGCGTGGCCGGTCCATCACCGTTCTCAGGTCATAGTCCAGGTAATTAATCTCCTCTACAGGCTCCTCAATAACGCCAGCGGAGATTTTCCCGTTTTCGTCGATCAGCTTTTTTATTGTCATAGGTTCGTCAGTTCAGGCGAATTAACAGGTCCGGTCACCCGAGGAGTTACCTGGTTCACAATCCCTTGCTTCCGCAGCCATGCTGGTCACAGCCTCATGCTAGACTCCGGCCACCATCGTCAAGGAAGTGTACCTTATGAGAAAGACCGGAGCCCACCGCTTTACGGGCTGGGCCCCAGCCATCAGCGCCGCGATATGCGCCCTGTTGGTCACCGCCCTCGCAGCGGCCAATGCACGGGCAGAATTACCCGCGGAGGATGCCGAAGGCTGGAGCCTGCACAAGGAAGAAGAAAATATCCGCGTTTACACAATCGACCAGGACCAATCCAGTTTCAAGGCATTCAAAGCAGTAGCGCTGCTGGATGTACCCATCGGAAACCTGATGGCGGTGATGGTCAACCCCCGGTCCTGTGTTGAGTGGGTGTACAACTGCACCGAGTCCTATGCCTTTGGCAAGGGCAGCTTTCACGACCGTTACGCCTATTCCGTGAATGATATGCCCTGGCCGGTGACTGACCGGGATTACGTGCTCCGAATCCGGACCTATGGCGACGAAACGTCCGGCGAAATCATTATGGATCTGAATGCGACGCCTAACCAGCGGGCCGAGAATGATAACCGTGTCCGGGTAGACCGTTCAGACACACTTTACCGTTTTATCCCCGAGGGCGATCAAACCCGTATGATCTGGGTTCAGCATACCGACCCCAATGGCGCGCTGCCCGGCTGGCTGGTTAATTCGTTACTGGTGGACATTCCAGTCCGTTCGCTTCAGGCACTTGAGAAGGTTGCTGCAACAGAACCTTATCAGGGGTTCAGACTTGTGTACGATGCGGATGGCCACCTTATCGATGTGCGCCTTTCAGACGGCTGAGGGGATGACGTGTCCCGGAGGACGCGTTAAGCTTTAGCAAAAGGAACCCCAGAGACAGGCCCAGCCAAATGACGGTTCTCGCATTCGAGATCATGACTCCAAGTATCAAGGCAGTACCTCAGTCCTGGACCATGGACAGGCTCGCCCGATTTCTCACAGACAACGAAATTACCGGCAGCCCGGTTACCGATGAGAACGGCGATATCGTCGGGATTGCGACACTCAAAGACATCACCGAATTCCGCTGGAACGCCAACAGGTCCGAACCCGACGCCCTGCTCACCCCGGAAGAAGAGCAGGAAGCCCGCCGCCTGCGAATGGTGATCTTCGAAGAAATGGGCAAGGTCCCGGTGGAAGTCCGGGACATTATGACGCCCAGCGTTTTATCGGTTGACGAACAGACCCCTGTGCGCGACATTGCCAATATCATGATGCGCGAGCACCTGCACCGGATCTTCGTCACGAAAGGCTCAAAAATTAC
This Marinobacter salinus DNA region includes the following protein-coding sequences:
- a CDS encoding START domain-containing protein — protein: MRKTGAHRFTGWAPAISAAICALLVTALAAANARAELPAEDAEGWSLHKEEENIRVYTIDQDQSSFKAFKAVALLDVPIGNLMAVMVNPRSCVEWVYNCTESYAFGKGSFHDRYAYSVNDMPWPVTDRDYVLRIRTYGDETSGEIIMDLNATPNQRAENDNRVRVDRSDTLYRFIPEGDQTRMIWVQHTDPNGALPGWLVNSLLVDIPVRSLQALEKVAATEPYQGFRLVYDADGHLIDVRLSDG
- a CDS encoding HPP family protein; protein product: MTVLAFEIMTPSIKAVPQSWTMDRLARFLTDNEITGSPVTDENGDIVGIATLKDITEFRWNANRSEPDALLTPEEEQEARRLRMVIFEEMGKVPVEVRDIMTPSVLSVDEQTPVRDIANIMMREHLHRIFVTKGSKITGIITTYDMLKLISEKELTQRCALND